One window of Candidatus Hydrogenedentota bacterium genomic DNA carries:
- a CDS encoding AGE family epimerase/isomerase codes for MNKERLTPLIQEVQDHLFNELIPFWLTHGTDHEYGGFLTYLDKDGNPTGEGTKTLVCQTRMIYSAASAHRANLGDGKFLEIARQGVDFLINHFWDNDYTGWYWTTTREGAPDNRSKLTYGHSFAIYALSEYAMASGDERALEMAVETYKCLTSRAADTVNGGFLEFMEEDWSPKQPGVYGGDRKSFDVHMHLMEAFTNLYEATGEEKYKEDACYVIDLLFKYMMHQPSGTGIAQFSLDWKPLRAIIFKNVWGSDRDVDEDEGRPMNNTSFGHNVEFGWLLKHSIDILGLDVDAYREPMKKLYDHCLTYGIDWERGGVYCEGPTDGPARERNKEFWQQAETMVGMLDGCLLYGEDKYLDGYENVHRFVMDHVINHKVGEWYPLFDENNVRLWDYMGHAWKINYHTVRAMIQCERRLSRLIAEN; via the coding sequence ATGAACAAAGAACGCCTTACTCCCCTGATCCAGGAAGTCCAGGATCACCTTTTCAATGAACTTATCCCCTTCTGGCTTACCCATGGCACCGACCATGAGTATGGTGGTTTCCTGACGTATCTGGACAAGGACGGCAATCCCACGGGTGAGGGCACGAAAACACTGGTGTGTCAAACCCGGATGATCTACTCCGCCGCCTCGGCCCATCGGGCGAATCTGGGCGACGGCAAGTTCCTGGAGATCGCGCGCCAGGGCGTGGATTTCCTGATCAATCATTTCTGGGACAATGACTACACGGGCTGGTATTGGACGACCACCCGGGAGGGCGCGCCGGATAACCGGAGCAAGTTGACCTATGGCCATTCCTTCGCGATTTATGCGCTGAGCGAGTACGCGATGGCCTCGGGCGACGAGCGCGCGCTGGAGATGGCCGTTGAGACCTACAAATGCCTTACCAGCCGCGCGGCGGATACGGTAAACGGCGGCTTCCTGGAATTCATGGAGGAAGACTGGTCGCCGAAGCAGCCGGGCGTCTACGGCGGTGATCGCAAGTCCTTTGACGTGCACATGCACCTGATGGAAGCCTTCACCAACCTCTATGAGGCCACGGGCGAAGAGAAGTACAAGGAAGACGCCTGCTACGTCATCGACCTGCTCTTCAAATACATGATGCACCAGCCCTCGGGCACGGGCATCGCCCAGTTCTCTCTGGACTGGAAACCGCTGCGCGCCATCATCTTCAAGAACGTGTGGGGCTCGGACCGGGACGTGGATGAAGACGAGGGCCGCCCGATGAACAACACGAGCTTCGGCCACAACGTGGAGTTCGGCTGGCTTCTGAAGCACTCCATCGACATCCTGGGGCTGGACGTGGACGCCTATCGCGAGCCGATGAAGAAGCTCTACGATCACTGCCTGACCTATGGCATCGACTGGGAGCGGGGCGGCGTCTATTGCGAAGGCCCCACGGACGGCCCGGCGCGCGAGCGGAACAAGGAGTTCTGGCAGCAGGCGGAGACCATGGTGGGCATGCTGGACGGCTGCCTGCTCTACGGCGAAGACAAGTACCTCGACGGGTATGAGAACGTGCACCGCTTCGTGATGGACCACGTGATCAACCATAAGGTCGGCGAATGGTATCCCCTTTTCGACGAGAACAACGTCCGGCTCTGGGACTACATGGGGCACGCATGGAAGATCAACTACCACACGGTCCGCGCCATGATTCAGTGCGAGCGACGCCTTTCCCGCCTGATCGCGGAGAACTGA